The Drosophila sulfurigaster albostrigata strain 15112-1811.04 chromosome 3, ASM2355843v2, whole genome shotgun sequence genomic sequence GGCAACCTCCTCGAGCTTGGCCTTGTTCGAAGCCAGCTTGGGGACCTTGATGTGCACGGAGGCACGGATGGTGGTGCCCAAGTTGGTGGGGCAGAAGGTCAAGAAACCAAGACGATCATCGTGGCTGAAGGGCACACGCTTCTCGATCTCATTGACGGCGGTGGTCAGACGACGGTAGATCTCGCCCAAATCGCCACCCTGCTGCATGGAGATGATACGCAAATGATCCTCCTCATTGCACCAGACCAGGAAGgtcttgttgtcgttgtggtagATGCCACGTCCCGAGGGCCAGTAGCGGCAAGCGTTGGCGGCCTGCAGGAAACGATCACCCTCCTTGAACAGGAAATGATCATcgatcagctgctgctggacgGCCTTCTCCATGCCGGTCAATGGGTAGAATTTGCCCTTGAGCTCGCCCTCGAGGCCAGACAGAGTGCTGCTAACCTTCGATTCCATCTCCTTGTACTGGGCCTCAGTCAAGCAGGGGTTGAAGGGGTAACCCTGCATGGAGCGACCGCAACGGACACGAGTCGAGATCACATACTCGTTGGTGGGATCGACATTGCCGAAGCTGCTCACATCACCGAAATCGGATGCGGGATGCTTGTCGGTCTTCTTGAAGCCACCATGGTAGTCCTCAATGATGGGATCGAACAGATCGGCGAACACTGTGTACGCCTCAGCGTCGGGGGCATAGATGCCGACGCCAGAGTCGTGGTTCTCCAAACCGGACTGGATCACATCCAACAAGGTCGACTTGAAGGTGGGGGTCACCTTGTTCTTCAGGTTGTCGAAGACCTCCTTGGTCAGGTACTTCTTCAACAGCGACTTGGAGTCGGAGGCAGCCAACTTGGCGAAACCCTCCTCCAGTTTAGCGAGAACAGCGGCATCAACCATGGTGTCTTGTTTGCTGTAAATAGTAGTAAAAGAAGAGAGCAAAAGGTTGGGGTTAGTTTGGTAAATCGAATAGGTTTTACATGCAGTAAAGGGTTTAAAGAGTAAAGTAAAGAGTAAACTGTGCAACTAATGtgataataatagtaataggGATTTATCTTAATAttcttcttttctctttttcaatttatgctAAATTGTTTCTTAATTTGAAGCGCAATCAAGTATTCTTCTCCTTTCCTAGCCCTTTGTCCCTTATTACTTTGCCATAAGCTCAATCAGTGCATTTTTCAGTTCACATTTCTGCACTTTGAGGTGTGATTTAACAAACATATGCGTAGCATACAATAGATATAAACAAATGCGCAGTAACATGATAATTTTGATGTGTGCAACTGACAACTCCCGGTTCACAATTTAAGGAGCGTGCACTGTAGTTTTTGGGTGAAAAGTGTGTGCGctcaaaagtaggcaatgtTTTATTTCGCGCTCGGATCTCGCACGCAAACCGCCCCATCAAACTTGACGATTGGTGGTGATTCTCTCTCTAGAGCTGACTACTGGACTGTCTGTCTCGGTGTTGTGGTGGTGGCAAAGTTTTGCCGGCTGCCGCTGAATACGCACAgcgaacacacacagagcaccGCGCCCCGCCCTTGTCCCGTTGCTGCCTGGCACATGCGCGAAAAAACCCGGCACGGGACGGGGCACAATCAAGTCTTAGTCTCGGTCCCGGACTTGGTCCCGGTCAAAGGACCAGggcaataatatttttatggcaactttagttcgtttttcttttttttgggggtcCGTCTGACGTCAGCATTAGGATACACACACTCCACACAatgctattttttttgggttgtcTAGGACCTATGACAAGCCCCATTTCGTATACACACCCTTGGGCAGCTGCCTCATCGGAGGCGcctcccgctgctgctgtcgcacTGCCATTCGGCTCACCGCCAGCGCCGCCATTTGCGGTTGCTGTGGCGCCGCCATCGCCTTCGATCACTTTCTCCTTTTTATCCTTAGACGCACACAAACCCATTgtgtattttttagttttttttgtaagtttttTAAGGTGTAAAGTGTATAAAATTTGGCCTTGGCTTGGTCACAAAGTTGTGTATGCGGATGCGGGAGTTTTTTTCGGGTTTAGTTTTGTGCTCCTCGCGttcacgtttttttttttttgcaggtAAAAATGAAATCACAATTGCAGCTTTCTACACTCAAGCTTCTCTATATATAgatcacacacacgcacacatcaATACACACACGCAAGCACGCACAAGCGGCgcttcaaatatatttatatatatattgcttttaattcgATTTTGGGATTTGGGTGTGCAAATCCTTTTTTTATTCTCGTTTTTTTGGTGGTCTGTTCGTCGTCTTAAATAAAGTGAAGTGTTAAGCTTGGTTAGAGAGATCAGGATTAGAGCGCGTTATATTGCTTTCGCTTCGTTGTCGCGTTtatcgctgctgctggctgctgctgctgatgatgcttttactgctgctgccgcgCCCAAAGGTATACTACAAAAAAGCGACTACTACAAATGTGGCCTAGGCTCTACACACTAAGGAGCAAAAAAACGGGAGCGGAGCGCGCGCTTTGCGTACGAGAACTTTGTTGCTTGCTGATGATTGCTCGACTGGCTGCTGACTACTGACTACAACCGACTATCGACTACCGATTCGACTCGACACTATACAAAGGACTACGCTCTACTCTGGCTGTCTGGCCGGGAAACCGGGACTTAGGGTGCGTCGAGCTACGCTTTACATTACGTTtacgttttggtttttttgggtGCTGGATGCGCTTCGTGTTTCAAACACGAACTCGCACACAACATTCAGCACAGCAAAAAGAGAGCCcaagagagcgaaagagagagagagagagagcggcgACTTGTCAGGGTTGCCAGCCAGCTTGGCAGCGGAGGGTTGCACAGTTCAGTACAAAAATCATTGCATAGCCGCAGGCGCCGGCGACGAAGggcaaaaaacagaaagaatgaaaaaaaagactGTTGCCGGATGAGAGCGCAACATAATGCGGAaggatatatttatttgatgcgTTCAACCACCAGCACAGAGTAGAGTACAGGGGGCTGAGGGAGGAAGGGAGGGATGCGCGCGAATCGATAAAATTTATGGCACGCGGCAGCTGGAAATTGTTGCGCCTCACCAGCAGAGGAGAGCTCAGGGGCTGGT encodes the following:
- the LOC133846356 gene encoding arginine kinase 1 isoform X2, with product MGLCASKDKKEKVIEGDGGATATANGGAGGEPNGSATAAAGGASDEAAAQGKQDTMVDAAVLAKLEEGFAKLAASDSKSLLKKYLTKEVFDNLKNKVTPTFKSTLLDVIQSGLENHDSGVGIYAPDAEAYTVFADLFDPIIEDYHGGFKKTDKHPASDFGDVSSFGNVDPTNEYVISTRVRCGRSMQGYPFNPCLTEAQYKEMESKVSSTLSGLEGELKGKFYPLTGMEKAVQQQLIDDHFLFKEGDRFLQAANACRYWPSGRGIYHNDNKTFLVWCNEEDHLRIISMQQGGDLGEIYRRLTTAVNEIEKRVPFSHDDRLGFLTFCPTNLGTTIRASVHIKVPKLASNKAKLEEVAAKYNLQVRGTRGEHTEAEGGVYDISNKRRMGLTEYQAVKEMYDGITELIKLEKSL
- the LOC133846356 gene encoding arginine kinase 1 isoform X1; its protein translation is MFALWYLTFAVDEIRKRLAWLFGPKKPAQQALDNKPAVAAPSPAPAPAPQPAAKPNTPPATPSKPAAAPVSPPKPSTPTQPAVTKPAPAAPAPAPTPVVAPKTAPAPAPVQVPTPAPAPAPVPVVAPKPTPAPTPVVVAPTPAPAPVVAPKQADKMPIPLPKALTESNTNGTNNGTATNGNGNQLDALDQKLFDATLPPSKVAKIDKEQLKDASNDFIKGEAQAFVQSIKEAQQAGERKQDTMVDAAVLAKLEEGFAKLAASDSKSLLKKYLTKEVFDNLKNKVTPTFKSTLLDVIQSGLENHDSGVGIYAPDAEAYTVFADLFDPIIEDYHGGFKKTDKHPASDFGDVSSFGNVDPTNEYVISTRVRCGRSMQGYPFNPCLTEAQYKEMESKVSSTLSGLEGELKGKFYPLTGMEKAVQQQLIDDHFLFKEGDRFLQAANACRYWPSGRGIYHNDNKTFLVWCNEEDHLRIISMQQGGDLGEIYRRLTTAVNEIEKRVPFSHDDRLGFLTFCPTNLGTTIRASVHIKVPKLASNKAKLEEVAAKYNLQVRGTRGEHTEAEGGVYDISNKRRMGLTEYQAVKEMYDGITELIKLEKSL